A DNA window from Mucilaginibacter xinganensis contains the following coding sequences:
- a CDS encoding TonB-dependent receptor has translation MKSKLRSIKISFLLTALFVLCNAVSFAQTIKGSVTSAKNGETLIGATVHIQKGDFNLNTTVRLDGTYVFKNVPAGIYTLQVKFVGYKTTNDYSVEVTGTETAVLNVAMADNSTSLNEVTITEHASKESDKSARSDERNANNTMNAVSAHSIAISPDVLVSNVLSRVSGISVDRGNTGDAQHAIIRGMDKQYNTTLINGVKIPSPDNKNRYVPLDIFPAELVEKIEISKSLTPEMEGDASGGVINLVMKTAPDKLRIDGYLGTGYSQLFINRGFKTFNSGQVRSKAPGETLPPLGLASINDFPYQNLVTRSKNAPPNADFSLTIGDRFLDKKLGVIFSGSYRNDYAGNNSFEMVQTHTVGPAPDVNSVNTETNFQSSYNRKYSSQISRLGTIASVDYKFDANNSINLFGSYLQLNEHRVRETENFVYGGYSYQGYHYTNGIDNLTETRTDLQSIYNVTLKGNHKINNAFAFDWTVANSEAQHKQPDIAEFKTAYNTSPGPNGTNEPTPGNPGSSTYVASTIINGPRYVQDESRVWTHNTDKDISAYLNLHYDTRIFGRKALFAAGGMFRHKTRDNFVDRYTLNHGSDPGSPTSDELYVSVPDSKFQFNSPEYARGSSYSDPGVYTFTENIQGVYADLKYILSDRLNILFGLRGEKTYQHYDSSLPVTFPGKTATINYTDYLPSINAKYSLTENQAIRASYFQSVLRPAYADLIPYPDATGETYVTQGNPYLQHTTINNFDLRYEAFPGAFDELLFGAFYKYLINPIEQQFIHGTGESLVLQPVNLGNAHNYGLEFSAKKYFGNIGFGANYTYTHSVITSVKRIDVVNQSEPTYRDQTRPLQGQATHIGNFSLLYKDTRNGLDAQLAVAYTGERIRAVSEYYGLDTWEKASVNLDFSAQKSFSKHWVIFVKVNNILNTPYQLFIKQNNINNYTGILKYPHQESPNYTTIQYDQYYARYNLGARFNF, from the coding sequence ATGAAATCAAAATTACGATCAATTAAAATAAGCTTTTTACTTACTGCACTTTTTGTACTTTGTAACGCTGTTTCTTTTGCGCAAACCATAAAAGGGAGCGTTACCAGCGCTAAAAACGGCGAAACATTAATAGGGGCCACTGTCCATATTCAAAAAGGCGATTTTAACCTCAATACTACCGTTAGGCTTGATGGTACTTATGTTTTTAAAAATGTACCGGCAGGAATTTACACTTTACAGGTAAAGTTTGTTGGCTATAAAACCACCAACGATTATTCCGTTGAAGTAACCGGTACTGAAACAGCTGTGTTAAATGTGGCCATGGCTGATAATTCCACTTCTCTTAACGAGGTGACCATTACCGAGCACGCAAGCAAAGAAAGCGATAAGTCGGCCAGAAGCGACGAGCGGAACGCTAATAATACAATGAATGCGGTATCGGCCCATTCCATTGCGATCTCGCCGGATGTGCTGGTATCCAACGTACTTAGCCGTGTTTCGGGCATCTCGGTAGATAGGGGTAATACCGGAGACGCGCAGCATGCTATCATCCGCGGTATGGACAAGCAATATAACACTACTTTAATCAATGGGGTAAAAATCCCAAGTCCTGATAATAAAAACAGGTATGTTCCCCTGGATATTTTTCCTGCGGAACTGGTTGAAAAAATAGAGATCTCAAAGTCACTTACACCCGAAATGGAAGGTGATGCCTCCGGCGGCGTGATAAACCTGGTGATGAAAACCGCACCTGATAAATTAAGGATAGATGGCTACTTAGGTACAGGGTATAGCCAGTTATTTATTAACAGGGGATTTAAAACCTTTAATTCGGGCCAGGTGCGCAGTAAAGCCCCCGGCGAAACGTTACCTCCGCTCGGCTTAGCTTCCATCAACGATTTTCCATACCAAAACCTGGTTACCCGTTCAAAGAACGCTCCGCCTAATGCTGATTTTAGTTTAACCATTGGCGATCGTTTCCTGGATAAAAAGTTAGGCGTGATTTTTTCGGGCTCGTACCGCAATGATTACGCCGGTAACAATAGCTTTGAAATGGTGCAAACCCATACCGTAGGCCCTGCGCCAGACGTTAATTCTGTAAATACAGAAACAAACTTTCAGAGTTCCTATAATCGCAAATATTCATCTCAAATCAGCAGGCTAGGTACCATTGCGTCCGTTGATTATAAGTTCGATGCCAATAATTCTATCAACTTATTTGGATCCTATTTACAGCTGAATGAGCACCGGGTTAGGGAAACCGAAAACTTTGTATATGGCGGATATTCTTACCAGGGCTATCATTACACTAACGGGATTGATAATTTAACCGAAACCCGTACAGACCTGCAAAGCATTTATAACGTTACCCTCAAGGGCAATCATAAAATAAACAATGCGTTTGCATTTGACTGGACGGTAGCAAACTCCGAGGCACAGCACAAGCAACCGGATATTGCTGAATTTAAAACTGCTTATAATACCAGCCCGGGGCCCAACGGCACCAATGAACCCACCCCCGGAAACCCGGGAAGCTCAACCTATGTGGCCTCCACCATAATTAATGGCCCTCGATATGTGCAGGACGAATCAAGGGTTTGGACTCATAACACCGATAAAGATATTTCTGCATATTTAAACCTGCATTACGATACCAGAATTTTTGGACGCAAGGCTTTATTTGCCGCCGGTGGTATGTTCAGGCATAAAACCAGGGACAATTTTGTGGATAGGTACACTTTAAACCATGGGTCTGATCCGGGTTCGCCAACTTCCGATGAATTGTATGTGTCTGTTCCCGATTCAAAATTTCAGTTTAACTCACCTGAGTATGCACGCGGATCATCCTACAGCGATCCGGGCGTATATACTTTTACCGAAAATATCCAGGGCGTATATGCGGACTTAAAATATATCTTAAGTGACCGTTTAAATATACTTTTTGGGTTAAGGGGCGAGAAAACTTACCAGCATTATGATTCATCGCTTCCGGTAACCTTCCCCGGCAAAACAGCAACCATAAATTATACCGATTATTTACCAAGCATAAACGCCAAGTATTCGCTTACGGAAAACCAGGCTATCAGGGCTTCTTATTTTCAGTCGGTTTTAAGGCCTGCCTATGCTGATCTTATTCCGTACCCGGATGCTACAGGCGAAACCTATGTAACCCAGGGAAATCCATATTTGCAGCACACCACCATCAATAATTTCGATTTACGTTACGAGGCGTTTCCCGGTGCGTTTGATGAACTGTTGTTTGGCGCTTTTTACAAATACCTGATCAACCCTATTGAGCAGCAATTTATACACGGTACCGGCGAAAGCCTGGTACTACAGCCTGTTAACCTGGGCAATGCCCACAACTACGGGCTTGAATTCTCCGCGAAAAAATACTTCGGGAATATTGGCTTCGGTGCAAATTATACTTATACCCATTCAGTTATCACCTCAGTTAAAAGAATTGACGTGGTAAACCAGTCAGAGCCTACCTATCGCGATCAAACACGCCCGTTGCAAGGGCAGGCAACCCATATCGGCAACTTTTCACTATTATATAAAGATACCAGGAACGGCCTGGATGCCCAGTTAGCCGTAGCCTACACCGGTGAAAGGATCAGGGCTGTATCTGAGTATTATGGGCTTGATACCTGGGAAAAAGCATCAGTTAACCTTGACTTTTCGGCGCAAAAATCATTTAGCAAACACTGGGTGATTTTTGTAAAGGTCAACAACATATTAAACACACCTTATCAGTTATTCATCAAACAAAACAACATCAATAATTACACGGGCATTTTAAAATATCCTCACCAGGAAAGCCCCAATTATACCACCATCCAGTACGATCAGTATTACGCCCGGTACAACTTAGGTGCCCGCTTTAATTTTTAA
- a CDS encoding Ig-like domain-containing protein, with protein sequence MRKCLFALVFFLLSVAGYGQCTLSVNLSASATSICSGNKVTLTANASGGTGPYTYAWKTGQTTPSIDVNKEDTYTVIVSDKTPGCQPVSKSITILTAATPDAPSVNPSSALVCTNTSATLKATSPGGFYQWFDAPTGGNFLGSGDTFVTPPINSGITFYVQTTVNGCTSLRTGVFVNATGNPTVTGMTVCYGNGAVLTASGGSNYEWYAASTGGAILATGPAFSTPVLTATTTYYVVATINGCTSARTPVIAKVTPAPQTPVTQNISICSGSKASLHVTPGQGIYSWFDVPSGGQPLILSPDYTTPALTASKTYYVQNSINGCESARASLTVTVNQIPAAPGDQVQTTCKGSSILLTASTTPTGIYQWYDTAVGGNLLKTGITYQTPVLNSSTNYYVEANNIGCSSLRSLVRVVITPPPAAPSVSGTIICNGSSTTLTATGPGGTYEWYDAAVNGTLLHTGTSFTTPALTATTKYYVQTTVGGCTSARTVVTVSVNPIVLPPAASNATTCAGSTASLAASGGAAGSTYEWYDSATGGALLASGQAYTTPALNSTSIYYVQITKNGCSSARKAVTVTVNAVPSAPAVTGNTAVCTGKSTTLTASVAAGTVQWYDAPVSGNLVKTGAVFVTPALFANTTYYIQNTVGQCVSGRTPVTITINSPAQPQFKYPTGSACIFAPNPIPVIYNPAGGTFSATPAGMAINPTTGEIDLANSTAGTYTITFAGNGTCAAPTKIQFKIFTNAVANFSYSAVYCQDAGNPLPVIGAGASSGTYSATPAGLVFVNTSTGEIDLKKSIPQTYTVTNTIPAVGSCGGATASSTVTIDPGVIISAGPDQTVPAGSNIQLNGSVSAGATAKWSGGTGSFSNINLPNAIYTPGAAETSAVLTFTSSDPPGSCGPKSDNVTITFKNTPLSPTVTGNATCLGSSATLSAIAPGGTYNWYDAATAGTLLFIGASYTTPALLTNTTYYVETVNSIGIASPRTAVTVTVNSVPNAPVVPNVPVCSGNSAILTPTDLTGSFVWYDAAVNGNILSVNPTYTTPALTASQSYYVQKTVNGCVSPLTQVDVTVSPLPAITSSSIASVCSGNALNYTITANIPTATFLWSRAQKAGISNPAAANQTSNTITETLINTSSAAVDVTYIITPVNNGCSGNPFNYVVTVYPTPAVISPPTATICDQNPVNYEIKFNTAANFEWSRAAVAGIGNTAISGQNTGTIRETLINTTNVPVDVKYIIQSATSTCAGAPFILTVTVNPSLHITSSQTANACSGEPQDYTITSSLPGTTYRWSRAAVPGISNPAVSNQTSATITETLINTGTVATHVVYIINPSANGCSGPTFFLVVIINPQPAKPIANSNSPICIGSTIKLRTTDLANATFQWTGPNGFTSTQQNPDIPNVTLANLGTYNLNVFVDGCPSVTSTAAVVVREPPHANAGPDQFVCVLAPDIILNGQVTGGTSTGIWSTTGTGTFSPSITDLHAQYLPTAADKANGRVNFALTSTSDDDCAISVDSVSVFFGPAPAVNAGPDQSVCSQTSNVQLDGNVKIAGGGLWKTSGTGTFSPSANQLNAAYMPSAADVAAGSVNLILFATSAGPCDIASDTMKVSFIPPPTVNAGGTRYVLRNRTITLMPTVGDENVQYLWTPNLDISSNTVKNPVITGVVDRTYTLQITDARGCINTDTARVIVSPEIITPNTFTPNADGVNDQWNIKGLIAYTDATVDIFTRYGQKVYHSIGYSKPWDGVFNGKKLPAGVYYYVIDTKLFQQVLSGSLTLIR encoded by the coding sequence ATGAGAAAATGTTTATTTGCCCTTGTCTTTTTTTTATTGTCAGTAGCAGGGTACGGCCAATGTACATTAAGCGTTAACTTGTCGGCATCAGCTACCAGTATCTGTTCCGGGAATAAAGTAACGCTTACTGCCAATGCTTCCGGGGGAACCGGCCCTTATACCTATGCCTGGAAAACCGGCCAAACCACGCCATCAATAGACGTTAATAAGGAGGATACCTATACGGTTATTGTAAGTGACAAAACGCCGGGTTGCCAGCCTGTATCAAAAAGCATAACCATTCTTACCGCGGCCACACCCGATGCTCCCTCTGTAAACCCGTCAAGTGCGCTGGTTTGCACCAATACTTCCGCAACGCTTAAAGCAACTTCCCCGGGCGGCTTTTATCAATGGTTTGACGCCCCTACGGGTGGGAATTTTTTGGGAAGCGGGGATACTTTTGTAACACCACCCATTAATTCAGGAATAACTTTTTATGTGCAAACAACAGTAAACGGATGCACGAGTTTACGAACCGGTGTTTTTGTAAATGCCACCGGCAATCCAACGGTTACCGGGATGACTGTTTGCTACGGTAACGGCGCTGTTTTAACTGCAAGCGGCGGCAGCAACTACGAGTGGTATGCTGCTTCAACAGGGGGCGCGATATTGGCTACAGGGCCAGCTTTCTCAACTCCGGTACTTACAGCAACAACTACCTATTATGTTGTAGCTACAATAAATGGGTGTACCAGTGCGCGTACGCCTGTGATAGCTAAAGTAACGCCGGCTCCGCAAACACCGGTTACCCAAAACATTTCCATTTGTTCGGGTTCAAAGGCCAGCCTGCATGTAACTCCGGGACAAGGGATTTATTCGTGGTTTGACGTTCCCAGCGGCGGACAACCACTGATATTAAGCCCCGATTACACCACCCCGGCGTTAACGGCTTCTAAAACTTATTATGTTCAAAACTCTATAAATGGATGTGAAAGCGCAAGGGCTTCGTTAACAGTTACAGTGAATCAAATCCCGGCTGCACCGGGCGACCAGGTTCAAACTACCTGTAAAGGATCGTCCATATTACTAACCGCTTCTACCACACCTACCGGCATATATCAATGGTATGATACTGCGGTTGGCGGAAATTTACTAAAAACGGGCATTACTTATCAAACTCCGGTCTTAAACTCGTCAACCAATTATTACGTAGAGGCTAATAATATTGGCTGTTCAAGTCTCCGTTCGCTTGTAAGAGTTGTTATTACCCCTCCTCCTGCGGCACCTTCTGTTTCCGGTACCATTATTTGTAACGGGTCTTCAACAACATTAACGGCAACCGGGCCGGGCGGCACCTATGAATGGTATGATGCAGCAGTAAACGGAACTTTATTGCATACCGGCACCAGTTTTACCACACCTGCGTTAACGGCAACTACAAAATATTATGTACAAACTACTGTAGGTGGCTGTACCAGTGCCCGCACCGTTGTAACGGTTTCGGTAAATCCCATAGTTTTACCCCCGGCAGCAAGTAACGCAACTACCTGTGCGGGCAGCACGGCATCACTTGCTGCAAGCGGCGGCGCAGCGGGGAGCACTTATGAATGGTATGACAGTGCAACTGGCGGTGCATTGCTGGCATCAGGCCAGGCTTATACCACGCCCGCCCTAAACTCAACAAGCATTTATTATGTGCAAATAACAAAAAACGGTTGTTCAAGCGCGCGAAAAGCAGTTACCGTAACGGTTAATGCGGTGCCATCCGCCCCGGCTGTAACTGGAAATACAGCTGTATGTACCGGCAAATCAACAACTTTAACCGCAAGTGTTGCTGCTGGCACGGTTCAATGGTATGATGCCCCTGTATCGGGTAATTTGGTTAAAACAGGTGCCGTATTTGTCACACCAGCCCTGTTTGCAAATACAACCTATTATATACAAAACACAGTTGGACAGTGCGTTAGCGGCAGAACACCGGTAACCATAACCATAAATTCACCCGCACAGCCGCAATTTAAATACCCAACCGGTTCGGCTTGTATTTTCGCGCCAAACCCAATACCTGTTATTTATAATCCTGCAGGCGGCACTTTCAGCGCCACCCCGGCTGGGATGGCTATTAATCCAACAACCGGCGAAATTGATCTTGCTAACAGTACCGCCGGAACTTATACTATTACTTTTGCCGGCAACGGTACCTGCGCGGCACCGACAAAAATTCAATTCAAAATATTTACCAATGCGGTAGCAAACTTTAGCTACAGTGCCGTTTATTGCCAGGATGCAGGTAACCCGCTCCCGGTTATCGGCGCGGGTGCCAGCAGCGGTACTTACAGTGCAACACCTGCCGGCCTGGTATTCGTTAATACCAGCACCGGCGAAATAGATCTTAAAAAAAGTATTCCGCAAACGTACACTGTTACCAATACTATTCCTGCAGTTGGCAGCTGCGGAGGTGCTACAGCGTCATCTACCGTTACTATTGATCCGGGGGTTATCATCAGTGCAGGTCCTGATCAAACAGTGCCCGCGGGCAGTAACATCCAGCTAAACGGCAGCGTAAGTGCCGGTGCCACTGCAAAATGGTCGGGAGGAACAGGATCTTTTTCAAACATAAATCTCCCAAATGCGATTTATACGCCGGGTGCGGCAGAGACTTCCGCCGTGCTTACGTTTACCTCCAGTGACCCGCCCGGCTCATGCGGGCCAAAATCAGACAACGTTACAATAACTTTTAAAAACACGCCTTTATCACCAACAGTTACGGGCAATGCTACTTGTTTGGGCAGCAGTGCAACTTTATCAGCCATTGCACCCGGCGGCACCTATAACTGGTATGATGCTGCAACGGCGGGCACATTGCTGTTTATCGGCGCCAGTTACACTACCCCAGCGCTGCTAACAAATACTACCTATTATGTTGAAACGGTGAACAGTATTGGGATTGCAAGCCCGCGCACCGCTGTAACGGTAACTGTTAATTCGGTACCCAATGCGCCGGTTGTGCCTAACGTACCGGTATGCTCCGGCAATAGCGCTATCCTTACACCAACAGATTTAACGGGAAGCTTTGTATGGTACGATGCGGCAGTAAACGGTAATATTTTATCCGTCAACCCTACGTATACAACACCTGCATTAACTGCCAGCCAGTCATACTATGTTCAAAAAACAGTAAATGGCTGCGTTAGTCCGTTAACACAGGTTGACGTTACGGTATCACCGCTTCCGGCGATTACCAGTTCCTCAATAGCATCAGTTTGTAGTGGCAACGCATTAAATTATACTATAACAGCTAACATACCAACTGCTACTTTTTTGTGGAGCAGGGCGCAGAAGGCCGGAATAAGCAACCCAGCCGCAGCAAATCAAACCAGTAATACGATTACTGAAACTTTGATTAACACCAGCAGTGCAGCTGTTGATGTTACCTATATTATAACGCCGGTAAATAACGGTTGTTCCGGAAATCCATTTAACTATGTTGTTACTGTTTACCCCACTCCTGCTGTTATTAGCCCTCCAACTGCTACTATTTGTGATCAAAACCCTGTTAATTATGAGATTAAATTTAATACGGCAGCAAACTTTGAATGGAGCAGGGCGGCAGTTGCCGGAATTGGGAACACCGCTATTTCGGGGCAAAACACAGGGACTATAAGAGAAACGCTGATCAACACCACTAACGTGCCTGTTGATGTAAAATACATTATCCAGTCAGCAACAAGTACCTGCGCCGGAGCACCTTTCATATTGACCGTAACCGTTAATCCTTCGCTGCATATAACCAGTTCGCAAACCGCAAATGCATGCAGCGGGGAGCCGCAGGATTATACCATTACCTCGAGTTTACCGGGGACAACTTACAGGTGGAGCCGTGCAGCAGTACCAGGTATCAGTAACCCTGCGGTATCCAATCAAACATCGGCAACTATTACCGAAACATTAATAAATACAGGTACTGTAGCTACACACGTGGTTTATATTATAAACCCATCCGCTAACGGCTGCTCCGGGCCAACCTTTTTTTTAGTAGTAATTATTAATCCGCAGCCTGCAAAGCCCATAGCCAACAGCAACTCGCCCATATGTATTGGCAGTACAATTAAATTACGAACAACCGACCTGGCTAATGCTACTTTTCAATGGACAGGACCTAACGGGTTTACATCTACACAGCAAAATCCGGATATTCCAAATGTAACGCTGGCTAATTTAGGCACCTATAATTTAAACGTGTTTGTGGATGGTTGCCCCAGCGTTACCTCAACAGCTGCCGTAGTGGTACGGGAACCTCCGCATGCCAACGCAGGCCCGGACCAGTTTGTTTGCGTTTTAGCACCGGATATTATACTCAATGGCCAGGTTACCGGCGGTACATCAACCGGGATATGGTCCACCACTGGCACCGGAACATTTTCCCCTTCAATAACCGACTTGCACGCGCAGTATTTACCTACCGCAGCAGATAAAGCCAATGGCAGAGTTAATTTTGCCCTGACTTCAACAAGCGACGATGATTGTGCGATATCTGTAGACAGTGTAAGCGTGTTTTTTGGCCCGGCACCGGCAGTGAATGCCGGTCCTGATCAAAGCGTATGTTCACAAACAAGCAATGTGCAACTGGATGGAAACGTTAAAATAGCCGGTGGCGGTTTATGGAAAACATCAGGAACAGGAACATTCAGCCCTTCGGCAAACCAATTAAATGCAGCATATATGCCAAGTGCGGCAGACGTTGCGGCAGGCTCCGTTAACTTAATTTTATTTGCCACCAGTGCCGGGCCATGTGATATTGCCAGCGACACGATGAAAGTGAGCTTTATACCTCCGCCAACCGTAAATGCGGGTGGCACACGATACGTTTTAAGGAACCGGACAATAACCTTAATGCCAACAGTAGGCGATGAAAATGTACAATATTTGTGGACGCCAAACCTTGATATAAGCAGCAACACGGTAAAAAACCCGGTGATTACAGGTGTTGTTGATCGTACTTATACATTGCAGATCACTGACGCGCGCGGCTGTATCAACACAGATACTGCAAGGGTCATTGTCTCGCCGGAGATAATTACTCCCAATACTTTTACCCCAAATGCTGATGGTGTTAATGATCAATGGAATATTAAAGGGTTAATAGCATACACAGATGCCACTGTTGACATTTTTACCAGGTATGGCCAAAAGGTGTATCATTCCATAGGTTATAGTAAACCATGGGATGGCGTATTTAACGGCAAAAAATTACCGGCGGGCGTTTACTATTATGTAATTGATACTAAACTTTTTCAACAGGTTTTATCGGGCAGCCTTACCCTGATAAGGTAA
- a CDS encoding DUF4202 family protein, with amino-acid sequence MNKPDSAFELFDAYNKQDPRSLALDGVSEPQEYFFAVKLYKWILKLNPGASEELLLASRSQHIGRWEISFEAYPAFQRIRVKPTRQWSICLQVLRKKKVQRPHK; translated from the coding sequence ATGAATAAACCGGACAGCGCATTTGAGCTTTTTGATGCTTACAACAAGCAGGACCCACGCAGTCTTGCCCTTGATGGTGTAAGTGAGCCGCAGGAATATTTCTTTGCCGTTAAATTGTATAAGTGGATTTTAAAATTAAATCCGGGTGCTTCTGAAGAGTTATTGTTAGCGTCAAGGAGCCAGCATATCGGAAGGTGGGAAATTTCGTTTGAAGCTTACCCCGCTTTTCAGCGGATTCGCGTAAAGCCAACCAGGCAATGGTCGATTTGCTTACAGGTATTGCGAAAGAAAAAAGTGCAACGCCCGCACAAATAG
- a CDS encoding SDR family oxidoreductase — protein sequence MDFLQPGQVKDSLHAYQLSKRGNSLSVMAEAVNWGKRGARINAISPGIIITPLAKDELSGPRGEGYRKMIAISPAGRAGTPDEVGAVGELLMGPHGAFITGSDFLMDGGVTAAYWYGELAPKTE from the coding sequence CTGGATTTCCTGCAGCCGGGCCAGGTTAAAGATTCTCTGCATGCTTACCAGCTATCTAAAAGGGGAAACTCGTTAAGCGTTATGGCAGAGGCCGTTAACTGGGGTAAGCGCGGGGCGCGAATCAATGCCATTAGCCCGGGAATAATTATTACGCCGCTTGCCAAAGATGAATTGTCCGGCCCGCGCGGCGAAGGATATCGCAAAATGATAGCAATCTCGCCTGCAGGTCGCGCCGGAACGCCCGATGAGGTTGGAGCAGTCGGGGAACTATTAATGGGCCCCCACGGCGCATTTATTACCGGCAGTGACTTTTTAATGGATGGCGGCGTCACTGCGGCGTATTGGTACGGTGAACTTGCCCCAAAAACTGAATAA
- the map gene encoding type I methionyl aminopeptidase codes for MSITTESERIGMQEASDAVAITLKKMREFAKPGLSTKELDEYGGELLAQMGANSAPKLTYGFPGYTCISVNEEAAHGMPSADKILKEGDLVNIDVSAELNGYWADNGGSFVLGEDIHGHGKLVAASKDILRKAISNIKGGVKISEIGRLIETEARKAGYMVIKNLTGHGVGRSLHEEPHEIANYCDRYNTARFKKNSVVAIETFISTRSTIADTQADGWTLSGNKGGFVAQHEHTIMVTGGQPIIFTAQNGIWD; via the coding sequence ATGTCTATAACTACCGAAAGCGAAAGAATTGGAATGCAAGAGGCAAGCGACGCTGTTGCCATTACACTTAAAAAGATGCGTGAGTTTGCCAAACCGGGGCTTTCAACAAAGGAACTTGACGAATACGGCGGTGAATTGCTGGCACAAATGGGTGCAAATTCTGCACCCAAGCTAACCTACGGTTTTCCGGGCTATACCTGTATAAGTGTTAATGAGGAGGCTGCGCACGGCATGCCATCGGCAGATAAAATATTGAAAGAAGGCGACCTGGTAAATATTGATGTATCGGCAGAATTAAACGGCTATTGGGCAGATAATGGCGGTTCGTTTGTATTAGGCGAGGATATCCACGGCCATGGCAAACTGGTGGCAGCATCCAAAGACATTTTAAGGAAAGCAATCAGCAACATTAAAGGTGGCGTAAAAATATCAGAGATTGGCAGGTTGATTGAGACTGAAGCAAGGAAAGCCGGCTACATGGTAATTAAAAACCTCACCGGTCATGGTGTTGGCCGCAGCTTGCACGAAGAACCCCACGAGATAGCTAATTACTGCGACAGGTATAACACCGCGCGGTTCAAAAAAAATTCGGTAGTAGCTATAGAGACATTTATTTCTACACGGTCTACAATTGCCGATACACAAGCTGATGGCTGGACACTAAGCGGCAACAAAGGTGGTTTTGTTGCGCAGCACGAGCATACCATTATGGTAACCGGAGGCCAGCCGATAATCTTCACAGCACAGAACGGGATCTGGGATTAA